GATGACGCCTACGCCGACGAGTACCACGGCGACGCATGGTACGTCGGTGACGCGACGGAGGTCGTGGTCAAGAACGGCAACACCCAAGCGCTCGGCGACATCGTCCTCGAGAAGGCGGGCTTCATCAAGGGCACGGTCAAGGACGAGTTCGGCAAGCCGGTCGCCGGCGCGTCGGTGAGCTTCCGCCAGTCGGAGAGCTCCGGAGGCTACGGAGTCACGACGAAGGCCGACGGCACGTACGACAACCAGACGGGCGAGTGGTCGAAGGACCTCCTCCCCGGCAGCTTCTGGGTGAGCGTCTCCGTCTACGACGCCGACTCGACCAACCGCGGCTGGCCGTACTACTACGTCGACGAAGAGGTCGTGGTGACGCCCGGCACGACCACCACGTTCGACGTCATCCTCAAGGAGCGCCCCACGGTCGACTTCACCGTCCTCGATCCCGCCGGCAAGCCCCTCGTGGACGCCCCGCTCAACATCCGCGTCCTGCGCGATGGCGTCTGGGACTGGATCAACTCCGGTCCGCACACGACCGACGCGGAGGGCCGCTACCGCTTCACCGACTACTACCCGGCGTTCAAGGTCTACTTCGGACTCCCCACGGGCTACTCCGGTCCGGCAGCGGTCGGCGAGTACTGGAAGGACGCCTCCTCGTTCGAGACGGCGACTCCCGTGACGTTCCCGACGCCCCAGACGCACGCCGCCTACACCGTCCAGCTCGGCCCCGCCCAGGTCGTCGCGCCGGTGATCACCCCGCGCACGCCGGCACTCTCGGGAAGCGCGCGCAGCGGTCAGACGCTGCGGGCCAGCGCCGGCACGTGGAGCCCGGCGGGCGTGGCTCTGCGCTACCAGTGGCGCGCCAACGGCGCCGCGATCTCTGGCGCGACGGCCACCGCGCTGCGGCTGACCAACGCGTTCGCGGGCAAGCGGATCTCGGTCACGGTCACCGGTTCGAGGTCCGGCTCCACGACCGTCGCGCGGACGTCTGCAGCCACCGCGCCGGTCGTCGGCACCCTCTCCGCGAAGACGCCGCGGATCGCGGGCAAGGTCAAGAAGGGCAAGAAGCTCAAGGCCAAGACCGCGGCCTGGGGTCCGAGCCCGGTCCGACTGACCTACCAGTGGTACCGCAACGGCAAGAAGATCGCGAAGGCCAAGAAGACGTCGTACACGCTCACCAAGCGGGACGTCGGCAAGCGCATCACCGTCAAGGTCACGGGCAAGCGCACCTGGTACGCGACCGTGACGAAGACCAGCAAGAAGACGGCACGGGTGAAGAAGTAGCCCGTCCCCTCTCGCTGACGCCGGCCCTTCCCGTACCGGGGAGGGCCGGCATCGCTTTCGGGATCAGACCTCAGGCTCCGGCGGAACGGTCTGCGGGCTGACCACGCCGGCGATCCGCGTCACGGCGCCGGGCAGATCAGGCACGCGCTCGATCGCGACACCGTGCCGCGGCTCGGGGACGTCGACCCGCTTCCAGCCGGGACCGCCGATCAGGACCAGCATGGGTGTGACGGCGGTGTCCTGGATCGAGTGAAGCAGGCTGCCGTTCGGGCGTCGCATCGACGCCCAGACGAACGCGACCCGAGGACGTGAGCGCACGATCTCGTCGACCATCGACGTTGCCGGGACCCTGCCTCCGAGCGAGCGGCTCGCGACCGCGGACTCGGCGAGCGCCGCCGACAGAGCTGCGACCGGGAGCGAGTGCTGCTCCTCCTCGGCGGTTGCCAGCAGGACGTCGGTGTCCACCGTCCCCCGAGTGCGAGGCTCGGCTCTCACGGCCGCGCCCCGCAGGGCCGTCAGGATCACCTCGGTGGTGAGGTGCTCGCCGGCGACCCCGAACGCAGGGTCTCGCCAGAGGTCTCCGACCGCCTGGAGCAGCGGGACGAGCACCTCGTCCCAGGCACGCATCACGCCGCGACGAACGATCGCCCGGCTGACGTGGCGCGCCATCGCGGCGGTGTCGCCGCGTGCGCCCGCCGCGAGCAGGACGGACACCAGCTCGCCACTGATCTGCTCCTGCGCCCTGCCGAGCGCCATCGGAGACACGTGGGGGTCCGCGCGCACTGCTTCGACGGCGACCTGGGGCGACATGCCGTCGCTCACCAGTCGGGCGACGACCGCGAGCCGACCGACGTCCCCTTCGGAGTAGCGCCGGTGTCCTCCGCTGCTGCGTCCTGACGGCGTGAGCCCGTAGCGGCGCTCCCACGTGCGCAGCGTGGCGGCGGGCACACCGATGCGGGCGGCGACAGCCTGCACGCTCAGTCCCTCGGGAGGGGGTGGCATCCGTTACCTCTCCTCGGTCAGCATCCGGGCCAGGGTACAAACTTCGCCATGAAATTGCAGGTTTGAATCATTTCCAGTGGGTACCTGGGTATAGCGATCACCGGTACCGCAAGGATTTGGCGCGAGCAAATTGGTTCACCCCCGTGGTGGGTGAACAAGTTCTCGTGCTACGTTCTTACCCTCAGTTGGAAGGAGTAACATCATGAACAGCACGATCTCCCGTCTCCCGATGCCGCTGATCGACTCTTACGAGTGGCAGTTCGACGGAGCCTGCCGCGACGCCGATGTAGCCACCTTCTTCAGCCCCGAGGACGAGCGCGGCTCGAAGCGGCTCGCCCGCGAGGCCAAAGCCAAGGAATATTGCGCAGCCTGCCCGGTCGTCGCCTCGTGCTTGGAGCACGCACTCCGGGTCCAGGAGCCGTTCGGAGTCTGGGGCGGCCTCAACACCCGCGAACGCACCGACCTCCTCGCCAGCGGCGGTGTCCGGCACGCCTCCTGATTTTCGGTCGCACTGCGACTGAACGCTGGTCCTAGCCGCCGGCGAGCCACTCCTTCCCGGGCGAGCTCGCCGGCGGCTAGTCTTTGCTCGACCCCGGGCAGCCGGCGCCCGGCGATTCGAGGAGTGACCCGTGCACGATGCGTCGGACCCGGCCCCGCGACGACTTTCCGCCCGCCTGCTCTGCCTCCTCGGTGCAGCCGTCCTCGGCACGACCGTCCTGGTCGGTGCGCCCGCGTACGCGGCTGACACCGGCTCGGTGAGCGGTCGCGTCCTCTTCCACCCAGGCGTCGATGACACGACGGCGGCGGACGGCATCGGCATCGAGCTGTACAGCGTCAACCAGACCGACGTCGTCGTCGCTGAGGCCGAGACAGAGGCGGACGGCACCTTCACCGCGCCCGCCATTCCTGACGGCACCTACGTCCTCCGCACCTCCGGTGCTCCCGAACCGTACGCCGACGAGTACTACGGCGACGCGTGGATGCCGACCAACGGCACGCGGATCAGGGTCCGAGGTCAGGGCGTCGACATCGAAGACATCGTCCTGGAGCAGGCCGGCTTCGTGCGCGGTGGCGTGACGAACGAGGACGGCGCCCCTGTCGAGGCGTCCCTCTACATCGCCGAGGGCGCCGGCAGCCAGGGTCGACACTTCACGACCGGGCCCGACGGCTCGTTCGACACCCGCGACGCCGACCTTCCGGACCTCGTCGCAGGCGACTACCGGGTCTACGTGAGTGCAGGCAACAACGCTGAGGGCTATCCCTACGCGACTTCGCAGACAGCGGTCGAGGTCACGCCGGGGCAGGTCGCCCTGGTGGACGTCCAGCTCGCCGTACTCTCGACCGTCGACTTCACCGTTCTCGGACCCGACGGGATGCCGCTCCCCCACGCTCTGGTGGTGGTCTACCACCTCGTCGGCGGTCAGTGGCAGGAGGGGCACGCCGGTCGAACCGCCGCGGACGCTGCCGGCCACTTCCGGCCAGCGAGCCGAACGGGCACCTTCAAGTACCTCTTCGCCCTCCCCGAAGAGGGCTACTCAGGACCGCCGGCCGTCGCGGAGTACTGGAAGGACACCTACACGCTGGCCGAGGCGACGATCGTCGACTTCCGCGGGCCGGAGAGCCACCGCGAGTTCACGGTGCAGCTCGGTCCGGCACCGAAGATCACCGCGGCAGCTCCGACGGTCTCCGGCACCGCCCGCACGGGCTCGACGCTGCGTGCCAACCCGGGCCGGTGGGCACCGACGGGACTCCACTTGCGCTACCAGTGGCGCACGAACGGCTCCGCGATCCCCGGCGCCACGTCGTCTGCGCTGCGGGTCACCAACGCGTACGCGGGCAAGCGGATGTCGGTCACGGTGACGGCCACCAAGGAGGGTCATGTCCCCGCCACCAGGACCTCTGCGACGACCTCCCCGTCGATCGGTGTCCTCTCGGCACGTGTCCCGAAGATCGCCGGCAAGGCCACGAACGGCACGAAGCTCAGGGTGCGCACCAGGTCTTGGGGACCGGGCAGGGTGGATCTCCGCTTCCGCTGGTACCGCAACGGCAAGAAGATCCCGCACGCGACCCACAAGACCTACCGACTGACGAGGAAGGACGTCGGCAAGCGCATCCGCGTGAAGGTCACCGGCAAGCGCGTCTCGTACGCCACCACCAGCCGGACGAGCAAGAAGACCGCGAAGGTCAGGCGCTGAG
Above is a genomic segment from Mumia sp. Pv4-285 containing:
- a CDS encoding carboxypeptidase regulatory-like domain-containing protein; amino-acid sequence: MHTSHAPVRRVHALVLALAVALGLSMLVAAPAHAATGTVTGRVLLNSTATPAAGMSVGIESVYPTAKYAKWIFAGGDGRFSLTGVPDGTYTVRTHDADDAYADEYHGDAWYVGDATEVVVKNGNTQALGDIVLEKAGFIKGTVKDEFGKPVAGASVSFRQSESSGGYGVTTKADGTYDNQTGEWSKDLLPGSFWVSVSVYDADSTNRGWPYYYVDEEVVVTPGTTTTFDVILKERPTVDFTVLDPAGKPLVDAPLNIRVLRDGVWDWINSGPHTTDAEGRYRFTDYYPAFKVYFGLPTGYSGPAAVGEYWKDASSFETATPVTFPTPQTHAAYTVQLGPAQVVAPVITPRTPALSGSARSGQTLRASAGTWSPAGVALRYQWRANGAAISGATATALRLTNAFAGKRISVTVTGSRSGSTTVARTSAATAPVVGTLSAKTPRIAGKVKKGKKLKAKTAAWGPSPVRLTYQWYRNGKKIAKAKKTSYTLTKRDVGKRITVKVTGKRTWYATVTKTSKKTARVKK
- a CDS encoding WhiB family transcriptional regulator — encoded protein: MNSTISRLPMPLIDSYEWQFDGACRDADVATFFSPEDERGSKRLAREAKAKEYCAACPVVASCLEHALRVQEPFGVWGGLNTRERTDLLASGGVRHAS
- a CDS encoding MerR family transcriptional regulator, with the translated sequence MPPPPEGLSVQAVAARIGVPAATLRTWERRYGLTPSGRSSGGHRRYSEGDVGRLAVVARLVSDGMSPQVAVEAVRADPHVSPMALGRAQEQISGELVSVLLAAGARGDTAAMARHVSRAIVRRGVMRAWDEVLVPLLQAVGDLWRDPAFGVAGEHLTTEVILTALRGAAVRAEPRTRGTVDTDVLLATAEEEQHSLPVAALSAALAESAVASRSLGGRVPATSMVDEIVRSRPRVAFVWASMRRPNGSLLHSIQDTAVTPMLVLIGGPGWKRVDVPEPRHGVAIERVPDLPGAVTRIAGVVSPQTVPPEPEV